The following proteins are encoded in a genomic region of Hyla sarda isolate aHylSar1 unplaced genomic scaffold, aHylSar1.hap1 scaffold_1252, whole genome shotgun sequence:
- the LOC130303984 gene encoding uncharacterized protein LOC130303984, translating to MAAAVSSSARREARQSGGGEAGPALSSAGSGSRQRSGARSAEERRPGGSRDTAGSPSLSAAQQRTAQQQSSGSAGEARARRSSVSVSLPVREDGLAGGRQDPECYSERAPPGGRSRHGRSGTAVGEYSPSDSSLSDCAADAEEELANPERRAAGEAVIRRREPGADLAGPSTALDDRSAAGGSRERTPRPAAAGASASGQPGRDPCLVWIFGHSYVRRGAIRAAVRRDGRQLGFSRDLAVLRWIGIGGMLWCGVLPEVQFNASLDRHPDILVVHAGGNDLGLRSSRELIRDIKLDILRLKSTFPGLLFVWSDMVARRVWRHARSVDRLNKARVKLNKEVGRFVRRNGGIVVRHTDLELGILGS from the exons ATGGCGGCTGCGGTCTCTTCATCTGCCCGACGTGAGGCCCGGCAGAGTGGAGGAGGGGAGGCAGGGCCGGCCCTGTCCAGTGCAGGGTCGGGCTCTAGGCAGCGTTCTGGGGCCAGGTCTGCAGAGGAGAGGAGGCCCGGAGGCAGCAGGGACAcggctggctcaccttctctgagTGCAGCCCAGCAGCGTACAGCACAGCAGCAGAGCtccgggagtgcaggggaggccaGAGCTCGGAGATCTTCTGTCAGCGTCTCTCTGCCTGTGAGGGAAGATGGGCTGGCTGGAGGTCGGCAGGATCCAGAGTGCTACAGTGAGAGGGCGCCACCTGGTGGTAGGAGTCGGCATGGCAGGTCTGGAACTGCAGTTGGGGAATATTCTCCTTCTGATTCTTCCCTTTCTGATTgtgctgcagatgctgaagaggagCTGGCGAATCCGGAAAGGAGGGCGGCCGGTGAGGCGGTCATTCGTCGGCGGGAGCCTGGAGCGGATTTGGCGGGACCTTCAACAGCGCTGGATGACAGGAGTGCGGCCGGCGGTTCCAGGGAGCGGACGCCCAGGCCTGCGGCTGCTGGGGCATCGGCTTCGGGTCAGCCTG GTCGTGATCCGTGCTTGGTGTGGATTTTTGGTCACTCCTATGTTCGGAGGGGGGCGATCCGGGCTGCGGTGAGACGGGACGGGAGGCAGCTGGGTTTTTCGAGGGACCTGGCGGTGTTGCGGTGGATTGGAATTGGTGGCATGCTGTGGTGCGGGGTGCTCCCTGAGGTACAGTTCAACGCTTCTTTGGACCGCCACCCGGACATCTTGGTGGTGCATGCTGGGGGCAATGATTTGGGCCTTCGATCGTCACGGGAGTTAATTAGAGACATTAAGCTTGACATTCTGAGGCTAAAATCTACCTTTCCAGGTTTGTTGTTCGTTTGGTCTGACATGGTGGCTCGGCGGGTGTGGCGGCACGCCAGGTCGGTGGATCGCTTGAATAAGGCTCGGGTCAAGCTCAACAAAGAGGTGGGTCGTTTTGTTCGTAGGAATGGGGGGATAGTGGTGAGGCACACTGATCTGGAGTTGGGAATTCTTGGATCCTGA